A single window of Dermochelys coriacea isolate rDerCor1 chromosome 14, rDerCor1.pri.v4, whole genome shotgun sequence DNA harbors:
- the LOC119842793 gene encoding myosin heavy chain, skeletal muscle, adult-like isoform X2, with product MSSDSEMAVYGVAAPFLRKSEKERIEAQNKPFDAKNSVFVVHPKESFVKSTVQSREGGKVTVKTEKGETLTVKEDQVFSMNPPKYDKIEDMAMMTHLHEPGVLYNLKERYAAWMIYTYSGLFCVTVNPYKWLPVYNPEVVTAYRGKKRQEAPPHIFSISDGAYQFMLTDRENQSILITGESGAGKTVNTKRVIQYFATIAASGEKKKEEPGKMHGTLEDQIISANPLLEAFGNAKTVRNDNSSRFGKFIRIHFGTTGKLASADIETYLLEKSRVTFQLKAERSYHIFYQIMSNKKPELIEMLLISTNPYDFPFVSQGEITVASIDDQEELMATDSAIDILGFSSEEKTAIYKLTGAVLHYGNMKFKQKQREEQAEPDGTEVADKAAYLMNLNSADLLKAMCCPRVKVGNEYVTKGQTVQQVHNAVGALAKAVYEKMFLWMVIRINQQLDTKQPRQYFIGVLDIAGFEIFDYNSLEQLCINFTNEKLQQFFNHHMFVLEQEEYKKEGIEWTFIDFGMDLAACIELIEKPMGIFSILEEECMFPKATDVSFKNKLYDQHLGKSNNFQKPKPVKGKAEAHFSLVHYAGIVDYNITGWLEKNKDPLNETVIGLYQKSSMKTLALLFASYGRDAGGGSKKGGKKKGSSFQTVSALFRENLNKLMSNLRSTHPHFVRCIIPNETKTPGAMEHELVLHQLRCNGVLEGIRICRKGFPSRIIYADFKQRYRILNASAVPEGQFMDSKKASEKLLGSIDIDHTQYKFGHTKVFFKAGLLGLLEEMRDDKLAEIMTRTQARCRGFLMRVEYQRMVERRESIFCIQYNVRSFMNVKHWPWMKLYFKIKPLLRSAEAEKEMANMKEEFEKMKEELAKSEAKRKELEEKMVTLMQEKNDLQLQVQSESEGLADAEERCDQLIKTKIQLEAKIKEVTERAEDEEEMNAELTAKKRKLEDECSELKKDIDDLELTLAKVEKEKHATENKVKNLTEEMAVLDETIAKLTKEKKALQEAHQQTLDDLQAEEDKVNTLTKAKTKLEQQVDDLEGSLEQEKKIRMDLERAKRKLEGDLKLAQESTMDLENDKQQLEEKLKKKDFEISQFLSKIEDEQVLGIQLQKKIKELQARIEELEEEIEAERTSRAKAEKQRGDLSRELEEISERLEEAGGATAVQIEMNKKREAEFQKMRRDLEEATLQHEATAAALRKKHADSTAELGEQIDNLQRVKQKLEKEKSELKMEIDDLASNLETVSKAKANLEKMCRTLEDQLSEVKTKGEEHQRMINDLSAQRAKLQTESGEFARQVEEKDALISQLSRGKQAFTQQIEELKRHLEEEIKAKNALAHALQSARHDCDLLREQYEEEQEAKGELQRALSKANSEVAQWRTKYETDAIQRTEELEEAKKKLAQRLQDAEEHVEAVNSKCASLEKTKQRLQNEVEDLMIDVERSNAACAALDKKQKNFDKVLAEWKQKYEETQAELEASQKESRSLSTELFKMKNAYEETLDQLETLKRENKNLQQEISDLTEQIAEGGKAIHELEKVKKQIEQEKSEIQSALEEAEASLEHEEGKILRIQLELNQVKSEVDRKIAEKDEEIEQLKRNHVRIVESMQSTLDAEIRSRNEALRLKKKMEGDLNEMEIQLSHASRLAAEAQKNLRNTQGVLKDTQIHLDDALRSQEDLKEQVAMVERRANLMLAEIEELRAALEQTERARKVAEQELLDASERVQLLHTQNTSLINTKKKLETDISQIQSEMEETIQEARNAEEKAKKAITDAAMMAEELKKEQDTSAHLERMKKNLDQTVKDLQLRLDEAEQLALKGGKKQIQKLEARVRELEGEVDNEQKRSADAIKGVRKYERRVKELTYQSEEDRKNILRLQDLVDKLQLKVKSYKRQAEESEELSNVNLTKFRKIQHELEEAEERADIAESQVNKLRVKSREIHRKIEGEE from the exons ATGTCATCGGATAGTGAGATGGCCGTCTATGGGGTGGCAGCTCCTTTCCTCCGAAAGTCAGAGAAGGAGAGAATTGAGGCCCAGAACAAGCCTTTCGATGCTAAGAATTCGGTCTTTGTGGTGCATCCCAAGGAATCCTTTGTGAAAAGCACAGTccagagcagggaaggagggaaggtcACAGTCAAGACTGAAAAAGGAGAA ACTTTGACTGTTAAGGAAGATCAAGTCTTCTCCATGAACCCTCCCAAATATGATAAAATCGAGGACATGGCAATGATGACCCATCTCCATGAACCTGGCGTCCTGTATAACCTCAAAGAGCGTTACGCAGCCTGGATGATCTAT ACCTACTCGGGTCTCTTCTGTGTCACTGTCAACCCCTACAAGTGGCTGCCAGTGTACAACCCAGAAGTTGTGACTGCCTACAGGGGCAAAAAGCGTCAAGAGGCCCCTCCCCACATCTTCTCCATCTCTGATGGTGCCTATCAGTTCATGTTAACTG ATCGGGAGAATCAGTCGATCCTCATCAC TGGAGAGTCTGGTGCTGGAAAGACTGTAAACACAAAGCGTGTCATCCAGTACTTTGCAACAATTGCAGCTAGTGGGGAGAAGAAGAAGGAAGAGCCAGGCAAAATGCAT GGGACCCTTGAAGATCAAATCATCAGTGCcaaccccctgctggaggcctttgGTAATGCCAAGACTGTGAGGAATGATAACTCCTCTCGTTTT ggTAAATTCATCAGAATCCACTTTGGTACCACAGGAAAACTGGCTTCTGCTGACATTGAAACAT ATCTGCTGGAGAAATCTAGAGTCACTTTCCAGCTCAAGGCGGAAAGAAGCTATCACATATTTTATCAGATCATGTCCAACAAGAAGCCAGAACTAATTG AGATGCTTCTGATTTCCACCAACCCATATGACTTCCCCTTTGTAAGTCAAGGTGAGATCACTGTAGCCAGCATCGATGACCAGGAAGAACTCATGGCCACAGAT AGCGCCATTGATATCTTGGGCTTCAGTTCTGAGGAAAAAACAGCCATTTACAAGCTGACAGGGGCAGTATTGCACTATGGGAACATGAAATTCAAGCAGAAGCAGCGTGAGGAACAGGCAGAGCCAGATGGCACAGAAG TGGCTGACAAAGCTGCCTACCTGATGAATCTGAACTCAGCTGACCTGCTCAAAGCTATGTGTTGCCCCAGAGTCAAGGTTGGGAATGAATATGTGACCAAAGGTCAAACTGTGCAGCAG GTGCACAATGCGGTGGGTGCTCTGGCAAAGGCAGTCTATGAGAAGATGTTTCTGTGGATGGTCATTCGTATCAACCAGCAGCTGGATACCAAGCAGCCCAGACAGTACTTCATTGGTGTCCTGGACATTGCTGGCTTTGAGATCTTTGAT TACAACAGCCTGGAGCAGCTGTGCATCAACTTCACTAATGAGAAACTGCAACAGTTTTTCAACCACCACATGTTTGTGCTGGAGCAGGAGGAGTACAAGAAGGAAGGAATTGAATGGACATTCATTGACTTTGGGATGGACCTGGCTGCCTGCATTGAGCTCATTGAGAAG CCAATGGGTATTTTCTCCATCCTGGAAGAGGAGTGCATGTTCCCCAAGGCAACTGATGTGTCTTTCAAGAACAAGCTCTATGACCAGCATCTTGGTAAGTCCAACAACTTCCAGAAGCCCAAGCCTGTCAAAGGAAAGGCTGAGGCCCACTTCTCCCTGGTGCACTATGCTGGCATTGTGGACTACAACATCACTGGCTGGCTCGAGAAGAACAAAGATCCCCTGAATGAAACTGTCATTGGGCTGTACCAGAAATCGTCAATGAAAACACTGGCTCTTCTCTTTGCCTCGTATGGTAGAGATGCAG GCGGTGGTAGCAAGAAAGGAGGCAAGAAGAAGGGTTCTTCTTTTCAGACCGTTTCTGCTCTTTTCAGG GAGAATTTAAACAAGCTGATGAGCAATCTGAGAAGCACTCATCCTCACTTTGTGCGATGCATCATTCCCAATGAAACGAAGACACCCG GTGCCATGGAACATGAACTCGTACTACACCAGCTAAGGTGTAACGGCGTGCTGGAAGGGATCAGAATTTGCAGGAAAGGATTCCCCAGCAGAATTATTTACGCAGACTTTAAACAGAG ATACAGGATTTTAAATGCAAGTGCTGTTCCAGAGGGACAGTTCATGGATAGCAAGAAGGCTTCTGAGAAACTACTTGGATCCATTGATATTGATCACACTCAGTATAAATTTGGTCACACTAAG GTGTTCTTCAAAGCGGGACTTCTGGGTCTTCTAGAGGAGATGAGAGATGATAAACTGGCAGAGATTATGACCCGCACACAAGCCAGATGTCGTGGCTTCCTGATGAGAGTAGAGTATCAAAGAATGGTGGAAAGGAG agAGTCCATCTTCTGTATCCAATACAACGTTCGCTCGTTCATGAATGTCAAGCACTGGCCCTGGATGAAGCTGTACTTCAAGATCAAGCCCTTACTGAGGAGTGCTGAAGCTGAGAAGGAGATGGCCAACATGAAGGAAGAGTTTGAGAAAATGAAGGAAGAGCTTGCTAAGTCTGAGGCAAAAAGGAAAGAACTGGAGGAAAAAATGGTGACCCTCATGCAAGAGAAAAACGACCTGCAGCTCCAAGTGCAGTCT GAATCTGAAGGCTTGGCTGATGCTGAGGAAAGATGTGACCAGCTGATCAAAACCAAAATCCAACTTGAAGCTAAAATTAAGGAGGTGACTGAAAGAGCagaggatgaggaggagatgAATGCTGAGCTGACAGCCAAAAAGAGGAAACTGGAGGATGAATGTTCTGAGCTGAAGAAAGACATTGATGACCTTGAGTTAACATTGGCCAAGGTTGAAAAGGAAAAACATGCCACAGAAAACAAG GTGAAAAACCTCACTGAGGAGATGGCAGTCCTGGATGAGACCATCGCTAAACtgacaaaggaaaagaaagcccTCCAGGAGGCCCATCAGCAGACCCTGGATGACCTGCAGGCAGAAGAGGACAAAGTGAATACACTGACTAAAGCTAAAACCAAGCTGGAGCAGCAAGTGGACGAT CTTGAAGGGTCGCTGGAGCAAGAGAAGAAGATTCGCATGGATCTTGAAAGAGCTAAGAGGAAACTTGAAGGAGATTTGAAGCTGGCTCAGGAATCCACAATGGATTTAGAAAATGATAAACAgcagctggaggaaaaactgaagAA GAAAGACTTTGAAATCAGTCAATTCCTAAGCAAAATTGAAGATGAGCAAGTCCTGGGCATCCAGCTGCAGAAGAAGATCAAAGAGTTACAG GCTCGTATTGAGGAACTGGAGGAGGAGATAGAGGCTGAACGTACCTCTCGGGCAAAAGCAGAGAAGCAGCGGGGTGATCTCTCCAGGGAACTTGAGGAGATCAGTGAGCGTCTGGAAGAAGCTGGTGGAGCCACAGCGGTTCAGATTGAGATGAACAAGAAGCGTGAGGCAGAATTCCAGAAAATGCGCAGAGACCTTGAGGAGGCCACTCTGCAGCACGAAGCCACAGCCGCCGCCCTCCGGAAGAAGCACGCGGACAGCACGGCAGAGCTTGGGGAGCAAATCGACAACCTGCAACGAGTCAAACAGAagctggagaaggagaagagTGAACTGAAGATGGAGATTGACGACCTGGCTAGTAACCTAGAGACTGTCTCCAAAGCCAAG GCAAACCTTGAGAAGATGTGCCGCACTCTGGAAGATCAGCTTAGCGAGGTTAAGACAAAGGGAGAAGAGCATCAGCGTATGATCAATGACCTCAGTGCTCAAAGAGCTAAACTACAGACAGAATCAG GTGAATTTGCACGCCAGGTAGAGGAAAAAGATGCTTTGATTTCTCAGCTCTCAAGAGGCAAACAGGCATTTACCCAACAGATTGAGGAACTCAAGAGGCATCTAGAGGAGGAAATAAAG GCTAAGAACGCACTGGCCCACGCCTTGCAGTCTGCTCGCCATGACTGCGACTTGCTTCGGGAGCAATATgaggaggagcaggaagccaAGGGTGAGCTGCAACGCGCCCTGTCCAAGGCCAACAGTGAAGTTGCCCAGTGGAGAACCAAATACGAGACGGATGCCATTCAGCGCACAGAGGAACTGGAAGAGGCCAA GAAGAAGCTTGCCCAGCGTCTGCAGGATGCTGAAGAACATGTTGAAGCTGTGAATTCCAAATGTGCTTCCCTTGAAAAGACAAAGCAGAGGCTGCAGAATGAAGTGGAGGACCTGATGATTGATGTGGAAAGATCTAATGCTGCCTGCGCAGCTCTGGATAAGAAGCAGAAGAATTTCGATAAG GTTCTGGCAGAATGGAAGCAGAAATACGAGGAAACGCAGGCTGAACTGGAAGCTTCCCAGAAGGAGTCTCGCTCGCTCAGCACGGAGCTGTTTAAGATGAAGAATGCTTATGAGGAAACCTTGGATCAACTTGAAACTCTGAAGCGTGAGAACAAGAACTTGCAGC AGGAGATTTCTGATCTCACGGAGCAGATTGCGGAGGGGGGAAAGGCCATCCATGagctggagaaagtgaagaagcagattgagCAAGAGAAATCAGAAATCCAGTCCGCTCTGGAGGAAGCTGAG GCTTCACTTGAACATGAAGAGGGCAAAATCCTCCGCATCCAACTTGAGCTGAACCAGGTAAAGTCAGAAGTTGACAGGAAGATTGCTGAGAAGGATGAGGAAATTGAACAGCTGAAGAGAAACCATGTCAGAATTGTGGAGTCCATGCAGAGCACCCTGGATGCTGAGATCAGGAGCAGAAACGAAGCCCTGAGGCTAAAGAAGAAGATGGAGGGGGATCTGAATGAAATGGAGATCCAGCTGAGCCATGCCAGCCGCCTGGCTGCAGAGGCACAGAAGAATCTGCGAAACACACAAGGAGTGCTCAAG GATACCCAGATTCACTTGGATGATGCTCTCCGAAGCCAAGAAGACCTGAAGGAGCAGGTGGCCATGGTTGAGCGCAGAGCTAACCTGATGCTGGCTGAAATTGAGGAGCTGAGGGCAGCTCTGGAACAGACAGAGAGGGCCAGGAAAGTGGCTGAACAGGAGCTTCTGGATGCAAGTGAACGAGTGCAGCTCCTGCACACCCAG AACACCAGTCTGATCAATACGAAGAAGAAGCTGGAAACAGACATTTCTCAAATCCAGAGTGAAATGGAGGAGACAATTCAGGAAGCACGTAATGCAGAAGAGAAGGCCAAGAAGGCAATCACTGAT GCGGCCATGATGGCAGAGGAGCTGAAGAAGGAGCAGGACACTAGTGCCCACCTGGAGAGGATGAAGAAGAACCTGGACCAGACAGTGAAGGACCTGCAGCTCCGTCTGGATGAGGCAGAGCAGCTGGCACTGAAGGGTGGCAAGAAGCAAATCCAGaaactggaagccaga GTGCGTGAGCTGGAAGGTGAGGTTGATAATGAGCAGAAACGCAGTGCTGATGCTATCAAGGGTGTTCGCAAGTATGAGAGAAGAGTAAAGGAACTGACCTATCAG TCTGAGGAAGACCGGAAGAATATTCTCAGGCTTCAGGATCTGGTTGATAAACTACAACTGAAAGTGAAATCTTACAAGAGACAAGCGGAGGAGTCT